One window of the Daphnia pulex isolate KAP4 chromosome 8, ASM2113471v1 genome contains the following:
- the LOC124200387 gene encoding liprin-beta-1-like isoform X3 has product MFTTAVTKKKPGRAAPKMRHHANSKSSISNHSSSTSSSDEELVIRRKNLPSGKSEAELSSRHRRPSSRSSVERAHGRRSCHPHPTPHHYHVQQTYSLDRSHPHPTHASGWCPPPPWSTSPSPWLYPPAEMYPAMQQQRSSCCCCQTPPVPCQPEMDERLQRLEGDKDSLQMQVSILMDQIEAQTDKIADLERTLSDRAFQLQKAEDNLQKEMLSRSAAETRQLELLSDISGLKLRYAAVEKDNMDLRGQLKRSEQDMITLVSQCYTLCGATLGPGFNKKDMLENLQSMNLRSNATSPASVVGTPPRHPGSATAELPRRALLSANSASSLQSSQSHQVSDSPRPSYMQSPKTPPASAFRKLDQDAYNSLPRQTSTNSHHNNNNNSLSSAGNSPPVTANKRAVVFGKHFQLPSLRVNSKRSTSAPNLAETEQKRLQDEAASSAERDDVMAESSFNSPTSPHSPSLNSFSKQPRGSLKKIFDKLKRANSGALEGDPSTPLSTEDFRRGGTLRATAGPRLGWKNGSPGPAETIKPIQESELPFPQWSSDDIASWLHDMGLHLYVSEVQRWGCRGQQLLEVPVAEIEKELSIKHPLHKKKLILALEAKGRAQDPMSLVPILPDLLKHAGKLDHQWAVRWLDDIGLPQYKDAFLECRVDGRMLHLLSVDDLCTHLKVTNLLHLICIRRGIQVLRLNDYNPSCLQRRSVPEDPAHPTPGQVAVWTNHRVMEWLRAVDLSEYAPNMRGSGVHGGLLVHEARFNAELLATLLSIPQGKTLLRRHLATHFNQLVGREVVQAKREMETSSAYPPLTPVAKVKIIKKSQFTLKRRKGKPDEFDSDDWVCPPFDSSDLDNDKTSSPKSPMTKSTDL; this is encoded by the exons ATGTTTACCACCGCAGTCACTAAGAAGAAACCCGGACGGGCCGCTCCCAAGATGCGCCATCACGCCAACTCCAAGTCAAGTATCAGCAATCATAGTAGCAGCACTAGCAGCAGTGATGAAGAGTTAGTCATCCGACGGAAGAATTTGCCCAGCGGGAAGAGCGAAGCCGAATTGTCCAGCCGTCATCGACGCCCGTCCAGCCGGTCGAGCGTCGAAAGGGCACACGGTCGCCGTTCGTGCCATCCTCATCCGACGCCGCATCACTACCACGTCCAGCAGACGTACAGTCTCGATCGTTCGCATCCGCATCCCACTCACGCTTCCGGATGGTGTCCTCCTCCGCCTTGGTCGACTTCTCCGTCTCCGTGGCTCTACCCGCCCGCCGAAATGTATCCAGCCATGCAGCAGCAACGTTCCTCGTGCTGTTGTTGCCAGACACCGCCCGTCCCTTGTCAG CCGGAGATGGACGAGCGCCTCCAACGACTGGAAGGCGATAAAGATTCTCTGCAGATGCAAGTCTCGATCCTGATGGACCAGATAGAAGCCCAGACTGACAAAATTGCGGATTTGGAGAGGACTCTTTCTGACAGGGCCTTCCAATTGCAGAAAGCAGAAGATAACCTTCAAAAG GAAATGTTGTCGCGTTCGGCTGCCGAAACCCGCCAACTGGAGTTGCTCAGCGACATTTCCGGCCTGAAGTTGAGGTATGCCGCCGTGGAGAAGGACAATATGGACTTGCGGGGACAGTTAAAGCGGAGTGAACAAGACATGATCACTTTGGTCAGCCAG TGTTACACTCTCTGTGGGGCCACACTGGGGCCTGGATTTAATAAAAAg GACATGTTGGAAAATTTGCAATCAATGAATTTGAGGAGTAACGCCACCTCTCCAGCTTCCGTTGTGGGCACTCCGCCTCGCCATCCAGGCAGTGCCACAGCCGAACTTCCACGTCGG GCTTTGCTCTCAGCCAATTCGGCGTCGTCTTTACAGTCGAGCCAGTCGCATCAGGTGTCGGATTCGCCGCGACCTTCCTATATGCAATCGCCCAAG ACTCCTCCTGCCAGCGCCTTCCGCAAATTGGATCAGGATGCCTACAATTCCCTACCTCGTCAGACCAGCACAAACAGCCAtcataacaataacaacaacagtctGTCGTCGGCAGGCAACAGCCCGCCAGTAACGGCCAACAAACGTGCCGTGGTGTTTGGTAAACATTTTCAGCTCCCCTCGCTCCGCGTCAACAGCAAACGCAGCACTTCGGCCCCAAATCTAG CTGAAACGGAGCAAAAACGTCTTCAAGATGAGGCGGCCAGTTCGGCAGAACGGGATGATGTGATGGCTGAGTCATCGTTCAACAGTCCCACATCACCGCATTCACCATCGCTCAACAGCTTCTCAAAGCAGCCGCGTGGAAGTCTTAAGAAAATTTTCGATAA ATTAAAACGGGCTAATTCCGGCGCTCTTGAAGGTGATCCGTCGACACCTCTTTCAACCGAAGATTTCCGTCGTGGGGGTACGCTTCGGGCAACAGCGGGGCCACGTTTAGGCTGGAAAAATGGATCTCCAGGTCCTGCTGAAACCATCAAACCTATCCAGGA ATCTGAGCTTCCCTTCCCGCAGTGGTCCAGCGACGACATTGCTTCTTGGCTTCACGACATGGGATTACACTTGTACGTGAGCGAAGTACAGCGCTGGGGTTGTCGTGGCCAACAATTGCTAGAAGTTCCAGTGGCCGAGATTGAAAAGGAGTTGTCCATCAAACATCCGCTGCACAAGAAAAAGCTCATCCTTGCCCTAGAAGCTAAAGGCCGAGCTCAGGATCCTATGTCACTTGTACCAATCCTCCCGG ATTTGCTGAAGCACGCCGGAAAATTGGACCATCAGTGGGCCGTTCGTTGGCTAGATGATATCGGCTTGCCACAGTACAAAGATGCGTTCCTCGAGTGTCGAGTGGATGGCCGAATGCTTCATTTGCTGTCGGTCGACGACCTTTGCACCCACCTAAAAGTGACGAACCTGCTTCACCTCATCTGCATCCGGCGTGGAATCCAAGTCTTGCGCTTGAACGATTACAACCCGAGTTGTTTGCAACGGCGTTCGGTTCCCGAAGATCCGGCTCATCCGACGCCCGGTCAAGTTGCCGTTTGGACGAATCACCGCGTCATGGAATGGCTCAGAGCTGTCGATTTGTCCGAGTACGCTCCAAACATGAGGGGATCTG GTGTCCATGGTGGTTTGTTGGTGCACGAGGCTCGCTTTAATGCCGAGCTGCTGGCCACGTTATTGTCAATTCCTCAGGGTAAGACGCTGCTACGTCGGCATTTGGCCACGCATTTTAATCAATTGGTCGGTCGGGAAGTGGTGCAAGCAAAACGTGAAATGGAAACTTCATCGGCCTATCCTCCTCTGACTCCTGTTGCCAAAGTCAAA ATCATAAAGAAATCACAGTTCACGTTAAAACGCCGCAAGGGAAAACCGGACGAATTTGATTCTGATGATTGGGTTTGCCCACCTTTCGATTCGTCCGATCTAGATAATGACAAAACCTCTTCCCCAAAG TCTCCTATGACCAAATCGACCGACTTGTGA
- the LOC124200387 gene encoding liprin-beta-1-like isoform X6 — MKPPALMDDDDQVLEPTHAENALSTHAEASKMLEAALQQMDGIIAGTQQELRKLSGSQDSHTAPKSIQEALDQLQDVVEMVGADKKQVFKWVMNVFGLPEMDERLQRLEGDKDSLQMQVSILMDQIEAQTDKIADLERTLSDRAFQLQKAEDNLQKEMLSRSAAETRQLELLSDISGLKLRYAAVEKDNMDLRGQLKRSEQDMITLVSQCYTLCGATLGPGFNKKDMLENLQSMNLRSNATSPASVVGTPPRHPGSATAELPRRALLSANSASSLQSSQSHQVSDSPRPSYMQSPKTPPASAFRKLDQDAYNSLPRQTSTNSHHNNNNNSLSSAGNSPPVTANKRAVVFAETEQKRLQDEAASSAERDDVMAESSFNSPTSPHSPSLNSFSKQPRGSLKKIFDKLKRANSGALEGDPSTPLSTEDFRRGGTLRATAGPRLGWKNGSPGPAETIKPIQESELPFPQWSSDDIASWLHDMGLHLYVSEVQRWGCRGQQLLEVPVAEIEKELSIKHPLHKKKLILALEAKGRAQDPMSLVPILPDLLKHAGKLDHQWAVRWLDDIGLPQYKDAFLECRVDGRMLHLLSVDDLCTHLKVTNLLHLICIRRGIQVLRLNDYNPSCLQRRSVPEDPAHPTPGQVAVWTNHRVMEWLRAVDLSEYAPNMRGSGVHGGLLVHEARFNAELLATLLSIPQGKTLLRRHLATHFNQLVGREVVQAKREMETSSAYPPLTPVAKVKIIKKSQFTLKRRKGKPDEFDSDDWVCPPFDSSDLDNDKTSSPKSPMTKSTDL; from the exons CCCACACATGCTGAAAATGCATTAAGCACTCACGCTGAAGCGAGCAAAATGCTGGAAGCTGCTCTTCAACAAATGGATGGAATCATTGCAG GCACTCAACAAGAGCTTAGGAAGCTCTCTGGATCACAAGATTCACACACAGCCCCTAAATCAATCCAAGAAGCCCTGGATCAACTACAGGATGTAGTCGAAATGGTGGGAGCTGACAAGAAGCAAGTCTTCAAATGGGTCATGAATGTTTTTGGactg CCGGAGATGGACGAGCGCCTCCAACGACTGGAAGGCGATAAAGATTCTCTGCAGATGCAAGTCTCGATCCTGATGGACCAGATAGAAGCCCAGACTGACAAAATTGCGGATTTGGAGAGGACTCTTTCTGACAGGGCCTTCCAATTGCAGAAAGCAGAAGATAACCTTCAAAAG GAAATGTTGTCGCGTTCGGCTGCCGAAACCCGCCAACTGGAGTTGCTCAGCGACATTTCCGGCCTGAAGTTGAGGTATGCCGCCGTGGAGAAGGACAATATGGACTTGCGGGGACAGTTAAAGCGGAGTGAACAAGACATGATCACTTTGGTCAGCCAG TGTTACACTCTCTGTGGGGCCACACTGGGGCCTGGATTTAATAAAAAg GACATGTTGGAAAATTTGCAATCAATGAATTTGAGGAGTAACGCCACCTCTCCAGCTTCCGTTGTGGGCACTCCGCCTCGCCATCCAGGCAGTGCCACAGCCGAACTTCCACGTCGG GCTTTGCTCTCAGCCAATTCGGCGTCGTCTTTACAGTCGAGCCAGTCGCATCAGGTGTCGGATTCGCCGCGACCTTCCTATATGCAATCGCCCAAG ACTCCTCCTGCCAGCGCCTTCCGCAAATTGGATCAGGATGCCTACAATTCCCTACCTCGTCAGACCAGCACAAACAGCCAtcataacaataacaacaacagtctGTCGTCGGCAGGCAACAGCCCGCCAGTAACGGCCAACAAACGTGCCGTGGTGTTTG CTGAAACGGAGCAAAAACGTCTTCAAGATGAGGCGGCCAGTTCGGCAGAACGGGATGATGTGATGGCTGAGTCATCGTTCAACAGTCCCACATCACCGCATTCACCATCGCTCAACAGCTTCTCAAAGCAGCCGCGTGGAAGTCTTAAGAAAATTTTCGATAA ATTAAAACGGGCTAATTCCGGCGCTCTTGAAGGTGATCCGTCGACACCTCTTTCAACCGAAGATTTCCGTCGTGGGGGTACGCTTCGGGCAACAGCGGGGCCACGTTTAGGCTGGAAAAATGGATCTCCAGGTCCTGCTGAAACCATCAAACCTATCCAGGA ATCTGAGCTTCCCTTCCCGCAGTGGTCCAGCGACGACATTGCTTCTTGGCTTCACGACATGGGATTACACTTGTACGTGAGCGAAGTACAGCGCTGGGGTTGTCGTGGCCAACAATTGCTAGAAGTTCCAGTGGCCGAGATTGAAAAGGAGTTGTCCATCAAACATCCGCTGCACAAGAAAAAGCTCATCCTTGCCCTAGAAGCTAAAGGCCGAGCTCAGGATCCTATGTCACTTGTACCAATCCTCCCGG ATTTGCTGAAGCACGCCGGAAAATTGGACCATCAGTGGGCCGTTCGTTGGCTAGATGATATCGGCTTGCCACAGTACAAAGATGCGTTCCTCGAGTGTCGAGTGGATGGCCGAATGCTTCATTTGCTGTCGGTCGACGACCTTTGCACCCACCTAAAAGTGACGAACCTGCTTCACCTCATCTGCATCCGGCGTGGAATCCAAGTCTTGCGCTTGAACGATTACAACCCGAGTTGTTTGCAACGGCGTTCGGTTCCCGAAGATCCGGCTCATCCGACGCCCGGTCAAGTTGCCGTTTGGACGAATCACCGCGTCATGGAATGGCTCAGAGCTGTCGATTTGTCCGAGTACGCTCCAAACATGAGGGGATCTG GTGTCCATGGTGGTTTGTTGGTGCACGAGGCTCGCTTTAATGCCGAGCTGCTGGCCACGTTATTGTCAATTCCTCAGGGTAAGACGCTGCTACGTCGGCATTTGGCCACGCATTTTAATCAATTGGTCGGTCGGGAAGTGGTGCAAGCAAAACGTGAAATGGAAACTTCATCGGCCTATCCTCCTCTGACTCCTGTTGCCAAAGTCAAA ATCATAAAGAAATCACAGTTCACGTTAAAACGCCGCAAGGGAAAACCGGACGAATTTGATTCTGATGATTGGGTTTGCCCACCTTTCGATTCGTCCGATCTAGATAATGACAAAACCTCTTCCCCAAAG TCTCCTATGACCAAATCGACCGACTTGTGA
- the LOC124200387 gene encoding liprin-beta-1-like isoform X5: protein MKPPALMDDDDQVLEPTHAENALSTHAEASKMLEAALQQMDGIIAGTQQELRKLSGSQDSHTAPKSIQEALDQLQDVVEMVGADKKQVFKWVMNVFGLPEMDERLQRLEGDKDSLQMQVSILMDQIEAQTDKIADLERTLSDRAFQLQKAEDNLQKEMLSRSAAETRQLELLSDISGLKLRYAAVEKDNMDLRGQLKRSEQDMITLVSQCYTLCGATLGPGFNKKDMLENLQSMNLRSNATSPASVVGTPPRHPGSATAELPRRALLSANSASSLQSSQSHQVSDSPRPSYMQSPKTPPASAFRKLDQDAYNSLPRQTSTNSHHNNNNNSLSSAGNSPPVTANKRAVVFGKHFQLPSLRVNSKRSTSAPNLAETEQKRLQDEAASSAERDDVMAESSFNSPTSPHSPSLNSFSKQPRGSLKKIFDKLKRANSGALEGDPSTPLSTEDFRRGGTLRATAGPRLGWKNGSPGPAETIKPIQESELPFPQWSSDDIASWLHDMGLHLYVSEVQRWGCRGQQLLEVPVAEIEKELSIKHPLHKKKLILALEAKGRAQDPMSLVPILPDLLKHAGKLDHQWAVRWLDDIGLPQYKDAFLECRVDGRMLHLLSVDDLCTHLKVTNLLHLICIRRGIQVLRLNDYNPSCLQRRSVPEDPAHPTPGQVAVWTNHRVMEWLRAVDLSEYAPNMRGSGVHGGLLVHEARFNAELLATLLSIPQGKTLLRRHLATHFNQLVGREVVQAKREMETSSAYPPLTPVAKVKIIKKSQFTLKRRKGKPDEFDSDDWVCPPFDSSDLDNDKTSSPKSPMTKSTDL from the exons CCCACACATGCTGAAAATGCATTAAGCACTCACGCTGAAGCGAGCAAAATGCTGGAAGCTGCTCTTCAACAAATGGATGGAATCATTGCAG GCACTCAACAAGAGCTTAGGAAGCTCTCTGGATCACAAGATTCACACACAGCCCCTAAATCAATCCAAGAAGCCCTGGATCAACTACAGGATGTAGTCGAAATGGTGGGAGCTGACAAGAAGCAAGTCTTCAAATGGGTCATGAATGTTTTTGGactg CCGGAGATGGACGAGCGCCTCCAACGACTGGAAGGCGATAAAGATTCTCTGCAGATGCAAGTCTCGATCCTGATGGACCAGATAGAAGCCCAGACTGACAAAATTGCGGATTTGGAGAGGACTCTTTCTGACAGGGCCTTCCAATTGCAGAAAGCAGAAGATAACCTTCAAAAG GAAATGTTGTCGCGTTCGGCTGCCGAAACCCGCCAACTGGAGTTGCTCAGCGACATTTCCGGCCTGAAGTTGAGGTATGCCGCCGTGGAGAAGGACAATATGGACTTGCGGGGACAGTTAAAGCGGAGTGAACAAGACATGATCACTTTGGTCAGCCAG TGTTACACTCTCTGTGGGGCCACACTGGGGCCTGGATTTAATAAAAAg GACATGTTGGAAAATTTGCAATCAATGAATTTGAGGAGTAACGCCACCTCTCCAGCTTCCGTTGTGGGCACTCCGCCTCGCCATCCAGGCAGTGCCACAGCCGAACTTCCACGTCGG GCTTTGCTCTCAGCCAATTCGGCGTCGTCTTTACAGTCGAGCCAGTCGCATCAGGTGTCGGATTCGCCGCGACCTTCCTATATGCAATCGCCCAAG ACTCCTCCTGCCAGCGCCTTCCGCAAATTGGATCAGGATGCCTACAATTCCCTACCTCGTCAGACCAGCACAAACAGCCAtcataacaataacaacaacagtctGTCGTCGGCAGGCAACAGCCCGCCAGTAACGGCCAACAAACGTGCCGTGGTGTTTGGTAAACATTTTCAGCTCCCCTCGCTCCGCGTCAACAGCAAACGCAGCACTTCGGCCCCAAATCTAG CTGAAACGGAGCAAAAACGTCTTCAAGATGAGGCGGCCAGTTCGGCAGAACGGGATGATGTGATGGCTGAGTCATCGTTCAACAGTCCCACATCACCGCATTCACCATCGCTCAACAGCTTCTCAAAGCAGCCGCGTGGAAGTCTTAAGAAAATTTTCGATAA ATTAAAACGGGCTAATTCCGGCGCTCTTGAAGGTGATCCGTCGACACCTCTTTCAACCGAAGATTTCCGTCGTGGGGGTACGCTTCGGGCAACAGCGGGGCCACGTTTAGGCTGGAAAAATGGATCTCCAGGTCCTGCTGAAACCATCAAACCTATCCAGGA ATCTGAGCTTCCCTTCCCGCAGTGGTCCAGCGACGACATTGCTTCTTGGCTTCACGACATGGGATTACACTTGTACGTGAGCGAAGTACAGCGCTGGGGTTGTCGTGGCCAACAATTGCTAGAAGTTCCAGTGGCCGAGATTGAAAAGGAGTTGTCCATCAAACATCCGCTGCACAAGAAAAAGCTCATCCTTGCCCTAGAAGCTAAAGGCCGAGCTCAGGATCCTATGTCACTTGTACCAATCCTCCCGG ATTTGCTGAAGCACGCCGGAAAATTGGACCATCAGTGGGCCGTTCGTTGGCTAGATGATATCGGCTTGCCACAGTACAAAGATGCGTTCCTCGAGTGTCGAGTGGATGGCCGAATGCTTCATTTGCTGTCGGTCGACGACCTTTGCACCCACCTAAAAGTGACGAACCTGCTTCACCTCATCTGCATCCGGCGTGGAATCCAAGTCTTGCGCTTGAACGATTACAACCCGAGTTGTTTGCAACGGCGTTCGGTTCCCGAAGATCCGGCTCATCCGACGCCCGGTCAAGTTGCCGTTTGGACGAATCACCGCGTCATGGAATGGCTCAGAGCTGTCGATTTGTCCGAGTACGCTCCAAACATGAGGGGATCTG GTGTCCATGGTGGTTTGTTGGTGCACGAGGCTCGCTTTAATGCCGAGCTGCTGGCCACGTTATTGTCAATTCCTCAGGGTAAGACGCTGCTACGTCGGCATTTGGCCACGCATTTTAATCAATTGGTCGGTCGGGAAGTGGTGCAAGCAAAACGTGAAATGGAAACTTCATCGGCCTATCCTCCTCTGACTCCTGTTGCCAAAGTCAAA ATCATAAAGAAATCACAGTTCACGTTAAAACGCCGCAAGGGAAAACCGGACGAATTTGATTCTGATGATTGGGTTTGCCCACCTTTCGATTCGTCCGATCTAGATAATGACAAAACCTCTTCCCCAAAG TCTCCTATGACCAAATCGACCGACTTGTGA
- the LOC124200387 gene encoding liprin-beta-2-like isoform X2, which yields MWSFNRNSLPSHHLTALLSHPPQSKRLPSPFPSSQHIYDCPYPLEAINMQSDFQMNKDHQFDRSLNSHPEYEAVYLAGLPPPPPPPPPPPTDKPWQWQNSPIYGANGSLQYYPGYASYVHPVVDSWMTYRPLPPTVTPPPYKSYSMERLNHPSVVYSFRSPAPSPVHTPSSSPVLSRARGSSPGSAMGRPGQPNQRRVAAAPPIPPPKNGAASKPPRPLRNRPTLVKAKTIDFADGCNDADPFQPQKPLEIGNKIPSLDSLYEQLKAFAAATPPPSAPLAPASPCPTTRSSRTIDNQMAADLAAAALEMVANSPLVRSRSATFSGAPSSFAFNSRPKPEMDERLQRLEGDKDSLQMQVSILMDQIEAQTDKIADLERTLSDRAFQLQKAEDNLQKEMLSRSAAETRQLELLSDISGLKLRYAAVEKDNMDLRGQLKRSEQDMITLVSQCYTLCGATLGPGFNKKDMLENLQSMNLRSNATSPASVVGTPPRHPGSATAELPRRALLSANSASSLQSSQSHQVSDSPRPSYMQSPKTPPASAFRKLDQDAYNSLPRQTSTNSHHNNNNNSLSSAGNSPPVTANKRAVVFAETEQKRLQDEAASSAERDDVMAESSFNSPTSPHSPSLNSFSKQPRGSLKKIFDKLKRANSGALEGDPSTPLSTEDFRRGGTLRATAGPRLGWKNGSPGPAETIKPIQESELPFPQWSSDDIASWLHDMGLHLYVSEVQRWGCRGQQLLEVPVAEIEKELSIKHPLHKKKLILALEAKGRAQDPMSLVPILPDLLKHAGKLDHQWAVRWLDDIGLPQYKDAFLECRVDGRMLHLLSVDDLCTHLKVTNLLHLICIRRGIQVLRLNDYNPSCLQRRSVPEDPAHPTPGQVAVWTNHRVMEWLRAVDLSEYAPNMRGSGVHGGLLVHEARFNAELLATLLSIPQGKTLLRRHLATHFNQLVGREVVQAKREMETSSAYPPLTPVAKVKIIKKSQFTLKRRKGKPDEFDSDDWVCPPFDSSDLDNDKTSSPKSPMTKSTDL from the exons ATGTGGTCATTCAATCGAAACTCGCTTCCCTCTCATCACCTCACGGCCTTGCTGTCTCACCCGCCTCAATCAAAACGACTTCCATCTCCGTTTCCGTCCAGTCAGCACATCTACGACTGCCCGTATCCGCTGGAAGCCATCAACATGCAATCGGATTTTCAGATGAATAAAGATCACCAGTTTGATCGCTCGCTCAACAGCCATCCCGAGTATGAAGCAGTTTACTTGGCCGGCCTACCTcccccaccgccgccgccgccgccaccaccgacTGACAAACCGTGGCAATGGCAAAACAGTCCCATTTACGGTGCCAATGGCTCGCTGCAATATTACCCAGGATACGCGTCGTACGTGCATCCGGTCGTCGATTCGTGGATGACTTACCGTCCACTTCCGCCGACCGTTACTCCGCCACCGTACAAGTCTTACAGTATGGAGCGGCTCAATCATCCGTCCGTTGTTTACTCGTTCCGATCGCCAGCCCCGTCTCCCGTTCACACTCCGTCTAGCTCTCCGGTGCTGAGCCGGGCCAGAGGATCTTCCCCTGGCTCAGCCATGGGCCGTCCGGGACAGCCTAATCAGCGACGGGTGGCCGCCGCCCCGCCTATCCCCCCACCAAAGAATGGCGCTGCCTCCAAACCGCCGCGGCCACTTCGAAATCGACCGACTTTGGTGAAAGCCAAAACGATCGACTTTGCCGACGGATGTAATGATGCGGATCCGTTTCAGCCTCAGAAACCCTTGGAAATTGGCAACAAAATTCCTAGTTTGGACTCGCTTTATGAACAGCTGAAGGCCTTTGCGGCCGCAACACCTCCCCCGTCAGCACCTCTGGCTCCGGCGTCACCGTGCCCTACCACCAGGTCGTCACGGACGATTGATAATCAAATGGCGGCCGAtttggccgccgccgctctgGAGATGGTGGCCAATAGTCCGCTAGTTCGTTCGCGTTCGGCCACCTTTAGCGGCGCTCCCAGTTCATTCGCTTTCAACTCACGACCCAAG CCGGAGATGGACGAGCGCCTCCAACGACTGGAAGGCGATAAAGATTCTCTGCAGATGCAAGTCTCGATCCTGATGGACCAGATAGAAGCCCAGACTGACAAAATTGCGGATTTGGAGAGGACTCTTTCTGACAGGGCCTTCCAATTGCAGAAAGCAGAAGATAACCTTCAAAAG GAAATGTTGTCGCGTTCGGCTGCCGAAACCCGCCAACTGGAGTTGCTCAGCGACATTTCCGGCCTGAAGTTGAGGTATGCCGCCGTGGAGAAGGACAATATGGACTTGCGGGGACAGTTAAAGCGGAGTGAACAAGACATGATCACTTTGGTCAGCCAG TGTTACACTCTCTGTGGGGCCACACTGGGGCCTGGATTTAATAAAAAg GACATGTTGGAAAATTTGCAATCAATGAATTTGAGGAGTAACGCCACCTCTCCAGCTTCCGTTGTGGGCACTCCGCCTCGCCATCCAGGCAGTGCCACAGCCGAACTTCCACGTCGG GCTTTGCTCTCAGCCAATTCGGCGTCGTCTTTACAGTCGAGCCAGTCGCATCAGGTGTCGGATTCGCCGCGACCTTCCTATATGCAATCGCCCAAG ACTCCTCCTGCCAGCGCCTTCCGCAAATTGGATCAGGATGCCTACAATTCCCTACCTCGTCAGACCAGCACAAACAGCCAtcataacaataacaacaacagtctGTCGTCGGCAGGCAACAGCCCGCCAGTAACGGCCAACAAACGTGCCGTGGTGTTTG CTGAAACGGAGCAAAAACGTCTTCAAGATGAGGCGGCCAGTTCGGCAGAACGGGATGATGTGATGGCTGAGTCATCGTTCAACAGTCCCACATCACCGCATTCACCATCGCTCAACAGCTTCTCAAAGCAGCCGCGTGGAAGTCTTAAGAAAATTTTCGATAA ATTAAAACGGGCTAATTCCGGCGCTCTTGAAGGTGATCCGTCGACACCTCTTTCAACCGAAGATTTCCGTCGTGGGGGTACGCTTCGGGCAACAGCGGGGCCACGTTTAGGCTGGAAAAATGGATCTCCAGGTCCTGCTGAAACCATCAAACCTATCCAGGA ATCTGAGCTTCCCTTCCCGCAGTGGTCCAGCGACGACATTGCTTCTTGGCTTCACGACATGGGATTACACTTGTACGTGAGCGAAGTACAGCGCTGGGGTTGTCGTGGCCAACAATTGCTAGAAGTTCCAGTGGCCGAGATTGAAAAGGAGTTGTCCATCAAACATCCGCTGCACAAGAAAAAGCTCATCCTTGCCCTAGAAGCTAAAGGCCGAGCTCAGGATCCTATGTCACTTGTACCAATCCTCCCGG ATTTGCTGAAGCACGCCGGAAAATTGGACCATCAGTGGGCCGTTCGTTGGCTAGATGATATCGGCTTGCCACAGTACAAAGATGCGTTCCTCGAGTGTCGAGTGGATGGCCGAATGCTTCATTTGCTGTCGGTCGACGACCTTTGCACCCACCTAAAAGTGACGAACCTGCTTCACCTCATCTGCATCCGGCGTGGAATCCAAGTCTTGCGCTTGAACGATTACAACCCGAGTTGTTTGCAACGGCGTTCGGTTCCCGAAGATCCGGCTCATCCGACGCCCGGTCAAGTTGCCGTTTGGACGAATCACCGCGTCATGGAATGGCTCAGAGCTGTCGATTTGTCCGAGTACGCTCCAAACATGAGGGGATCTG GTGTCCATGGTGGTTTGTTGGTGCACGAGGCTCGCTTTAATGCCGAGCTGCTGGCCACGTTATTGTCAATTCCTCAGGGTAAGACGCTGCTACGTCGGCATTTGGCCACGCATTTTAATCAATTGGTCGGTCGGGAAGTGGTGCAAGCAAAACGTGAAATGGAAACTTCATCGGCCTATCCTCCTCTGACTCCTGTTGCCAAAGTCAAA ATCATAAAGAAATCACAGTTCACGTTAAAACGCCGCAAGGGAAAACCGGACGAATTTGATTCTGATGATTGGGTTTGCCCACCTTTCGATTCGTCCGATCTAGATAATGACAAAACCTCTTCCCCAAAG TCTCCTATGACCAAATCGACCGACTTGTGA